The genomic interval AGCTTATTTAGTTGCTAAAGGATTAAAATCTAGCCGTTTCAAAACTTCAGGTTTAGGAATTGCAGATCCGATTGCTACAAATGATACTCCAGAAGGAAGAGCGCAAAACCGTCGTGTGGAATTCTCAATTACTGCAAACGACAAAATGGTAAATGACGCTAAAGCAGAAGCTGGAAAATAATTTCAAAACAAAATAAAATATAAAAAAAGCTGTTTCATAATTGAAGCAGCTTTTTTTTGACATTAGAAATTAAACATTGTAAATTTGACCTCTCATATTACAACTCATGCTTGACATTCAAAATATATCTTTTTCATATACCGATACGCCAGTTATCAAAAACGTCTCTTTTACCATTAACAAAGGTGATAATATTGCTATTATAGGAGAAAGCGGTTGCGGTAAAAGTACACTGCTAAAACTTATTTATGGTTTGTATGATCTTGACGAAGGGAAAATATTTTATAATGATAAACCTATTCTGGGACCAAAGTTTAATTTGATTCCCGGAATGCCGTATATGAAATATTTGGCTCAGGATTTTGATTTGTCTCCATATGAAACTGTGGCAGAAAACGTTGGAAAATTCCTTTCCAATGGTTTTGCCAATATGAAAAAACTTCGTGTTCAGGAATTATTGGAAATGGTTGAAATGGAGCAATTTTCTAATGTAAAAACTAAATTCTTAAGTGGAGGACAACAGCAAAGAGTTGCCTTGGTAAGAGTTTTGGCTTTAGAACCAGAAGTTATTTTGCTAGACGAGCCGTTTAGTCAAATTGATGCTTTTAGAAAAAATGCTTTACGCCGTAACTTATTCCGTTATTTAAAACAAAAAGGAATTACTTGTATTATTGCAACACACGATAGCACAGACGCTTTGTCTTTTGCCGACGAAGCAATTGTAATGCGACATGGAGAAGTGATCAAAAAAGATAATCCGACTAAGATATACGAAGATCCGCAGATAAAATATGTGGCTTCTCTGTTTGGTGAAGTCAATGAAGTGGCAACGCATTTGTTGCTTCCTTATGAAGATGAAACGCATAAAACATTAGTTTATCCGCATCAGTTTAAAATGGTTTCAGAATCTAGATTGAAGGTGAAAATTAGAAGAACTTATTTTAGAGGAAGTCATTTTTTAATTGAAACCGTTCATAAAAGGCAATTGATTTTCTTTGAAAGTGAAATCGATTTGCCGCTGGAACAAGAAGTGTTTTTAGTTTTAAATTATTTATAATTAGATAATTGATAATTTTTTGATATTAAATAAAAACCCGACAAACTTTAAAATTTGTCGGGTTTTTATTTTACGATTTTTTAAGAAATTAATTTTTCAAATACTTCTCTAAAAACTGATCTTGTTCCCAAAGTAAGTGAAGAATATTTTCTTTGGCCGCATAACCATGAGATTCTTTTGGAAGAATAACCATTCTTGCTGGCGCTCCTAATCCTTTTAAAGCTTGGAAATATCTTTCTGTCTGTAAAGTAAAAGTTCCAGGATTGTTATCTGCTTCGCCATGAACTAATAAAATAGGAGTTTTCATTTTATCGGCGTTCATAAAAGGAGACATGGTGTTGTATACTTCCGGAACTTCCCAGTAATTTCTTTGCTCAGTTTGAAATCCGAATGGAGTTAAAGTTCTATTATAAGCACCACTTCTTGCAATTCCGCATGCAAAAAGATTAGAGTGAGTTAATAAATTGGCAGTCATAAAAGCTCCATAAGAATGACCTCCAACGGCTACTTTTTTACGGTTAATATATCCTAAAGCATCAACAGCATCAATTGCAGCAGCGGCATTGTCAACCAATTGAGAAATAAAGTTGTCATTTGGCTCCGTTGTTCCTTCTCCAATAATTGGGAAAGCGGCATCATCTAAAACCACATATCCTTTTGTTACCCAATACACGAAAGATCCATAATAAGGAAACGTAAATTCGTTTGAATTTTGAGTCGATTGTGAAGCACTATTTCTGTCTTTATATTCTGCTGGATAAGCCCAAATCAATAAAGGAAGTTTTTCTTTTTTAGTTTTGTCGTAACCAGCAGGAAGATATAACGTTCCTGAAAGTTCTAAACCATCTTTACGTTTGTACTTTATGACTTCTTTACTAACATCTTTGATGCTTTCAAACGGATTTTTAAAATCTGTAATTGGCGTTAAGCTGTTTTGTTTTTTTATATTTCTAAAATAGTAGTTTGGATATTCGGTTTTAGATTGAATCTGAACTAAGATTTTGCCAGATTTAAAATCTTCAATTTCATAAATATCTTCTTTTTTGTCTTTGTAAGGAGAAGTATAAATTCGTTTTGATTTTAAAGTTTCTAGATTAAATTCATCAATAAAAGGAAACTGACCGTTTTTTGTATAACCTTCTCCAATTCTATAGAGATTATTTTTTTCTACGGCCAAAACATACTTATTGTAAGCATTTTTCTTTGTTTCAAAAGTTCCAGGATCCGAGTAAACATCTTGTGAATTTCGATCTGTAATTAGTTTTGATTGCTGACTCGGATTTGATGGATTTATCAAATAAGATTTTGTGTTTCTAGTATCATACCATTCGTCTGATACTACCGCCAGATTATCATTCCCCCAAATAATGTCGCTAAAACGTTGTGGAAGTTTTACCATTGATGAAGCATTTTTGTCAAAAGGAGCGTCCCAAAGATAAACTTCGTCTCTAAAATCTACTTTTTTAGCTGGATCTCCTTCATCCAAAGCTACAACATAAGATAACGTTGCCGGTTTGTCGTTTCTCCAAGCCATTTCTCTTTTTCCTTTACGAACAGCCATAAACCCTTTTGGCATAATTTCGTTTAACGGAACTTCATTTACAGTTTTAATTTCTTTACCGTTTGTAGAATACACAACTGTTTTAGATGGAAATCTATTTAAAGGAACTACATAAGAAAATGGTTTCTGAATTGTAGTTAGCATGATGTAATTTCCATCAGGAGAAATTCTTTCACCAGCAAACATGGCTGCTTCTTTAAACAAAACGGCATCGCCATTTAATTTCACTTTATATAATTCAGAAGTTATGCTGTTTTCAAAATTAGCTTCATCATTTTTGTTTTTCAACATATCCGGATACGTTCTGTTTTGCGATTTTTCTCCAGAAGTGTTCGAAATAATTGGACCAGTTGGCAAATCTTTTTTTGAATCTAAAAGTGCTGGTCTGTTTTTTGGAAGCATTTTGACTAAAATAGTTTCATTGTCTAAAAACCAGCTAAACGGATTTCCAAGATTCGCATTTACATTCGCCTCTGTAAGTTTTGTAGCTTGTGCCGATGCTACATCTAAAACCCATAGTTCTACTCCAGAAGCGGCAGTGTGAGAAAAAAGGATTTTTTTATCATTTGGCGACCAAAGAATGTTGGCGATTTTAGGATTTTCAGGAAGACCTTTTACCTGAACTTCTTCTTTACCGCTAATTTTTCTAAGTTTAAGATTGGTTACATATGTTACTGTACTCGAAATATTAGTTACAGGGTTGATTCTCAAACCTGCTAAACGAACTTCATCCTGATTTAAATCGTCAAGCGTTTTATATGTATTTCGATAAGTTAAAAGCATGTTTTCCTTTTTTGTATCCATAGATACAGAAGGAGGTCTTTGGTAATCTGCTAAATCTAAAATAGATTTTGAAGGTTTTTGATAAGTTAAATTCTCTTGAGCATAAGAGAAGAAGCTTATGTTTAAAAATAACAACAGCGTAACCTTTAATTTCATAGTTTGAATTTTAGTGGTTTATAAATGGGATTCAAAATGTTTGACTAAGATACTTTCATCTTGTTACATTTTAAGTCTGATTTTTAATTTTTTTCAGTTTTTGTAACAGAAAATTGTCTTTTCAAGAAGTAAATGATTGTATCTGGCTATATTATTAAACTATATTAAATTGTCAATTACGAAAAAAATAGTATTTTGTATACGTATATTTTAAAGTATGCGTAAATTTGCATTCCAATTTTTAATAAATAATAATAGAATATGTATCATTCAAAAATAGCTGGTTTAGGATATTATGTTCCTTCAAATGTGGTGACTAACGATGATTTGTCTAAGATAATGGATACTAATGACGAATGGATTCAGGAAAGAACTGGAATTCAGGAGAGAAGACACATTATTCGTGGAGAAGACACCACAACTTCAATGGGAGTGAAAGCAGCTAAAATTGCAATCGAGCGTTCTGGCGTTGCCAAAGAAGATATTGATTTTGTAGTTTTTGCTACATTAAGTCCAGATTATTATTTTCCAGGGCCTGGAGTTTTGGTTCAGAGAGATTTAGGTCTTAGAACGGTCGGAGCTTTAGATGTTAGAAATCAATGTTCAGGATTTGTTTACGCAATTTCTGTAGCAGATCAATATATAAAAACCGGAATGTATAAAAATATTTTGGTAATTGGTTCAGAAGTTCATTCTACAGGATTAGACATGACAACTCGCGGACGCGGAGTTTCAGTAATTTTTGGAGATGGAGCAGGAGCGGCTGTTTTAAGTCGTGAAGAAGATGTAACAAAAGGAATTCTTTCAACACATTTGCATTCTGAAGGAGAACACGCTGAAGAATTAGCTCTGCAAGCGCCTGGAATGGGAGCTCGTTGGGTAACAGATATTATTGCAGATAATGATCCGAATGATGAAAGTTATTATCCTTATATGAATGGGCAATTTGTATTCAAAAATGCTGTTGTTCGTTTTGCAGAAGTAATCAACGAAGGATTAGAGGCAAATGGTCTTCAAGTTTCAGATATTGATATGCTGATTCCGCATCAAGCGAATTTGAGAATTTCACAATTCATTCAAAACAAATTCAAATTGACAGATGATCAGGTTCATAATAATATTCAGAAATACGGAAATACTACAGCAGCATCTATTCCGATTGCTTTAACAGAAGCTTGGGAACAAGGAAAAATCAAATCTGGCGATACTGTAGTTTTAGCAGCTTTCGGAAGTGGATTTACTTGGGCAAGTGCTATTATCAAATGGTAAAATAATTCATCTTACATTATATTTTTTAAAACCTGCTTCATTTTGGAGCAGGTTTTTTTTATTAATATGTCAGGCTGAGCGAAGTCGAAGCCCAAGTTCCAATTGGCGCGCCCTTCGACTTCGCTCAGGGAGACAAAACTTTGGCGATTATATTTGAGTGATTTCTGTTTGTCAGGCTGAGCGAAGTCGAAGCCCATTCCAATTGGCACACTCTTTTTATTTAGTTTTTGAATTAAAATTCTTACTTTTATTTTTTTGCTAAAAATTATGAAAACATATTATGTCTATATTTTGAAATGCTCTGATGGAAGTTATTACACAGGAATGACAAATGATATAAATAGAAGAATAAATGAACACAATTATGGTTTAAATAAAGAAAGCTATACATTTAATAAAAGACCTTTAGAGTTAGTATTTTGTTCAGATTTTAATGATGTTGTCCAAGCCATAGCATTTGAAAAGCAAGTAAAAGGTTGGAGTAGAAAAAAGAAAGAAGCTATAATAAAAGATAAATGGGAAGATTTGAAGAAACTCTCAGAATGCTTAAATGAAACAAGTCATAAAAATTTTTATAAAAAGAACGTTTAGTAGTAAATTAGCCTTCAATTTTGTTCAGTAGAACACATACGAAGTGTCAAGCTGTGCGGAGTGGAAGCTCAGATTCCAGTAGGAGCGCCCTTCGACTTCGCTCAGGGTGACATAAATTGAGCAAAATTTCTTTGGTTTGTTAAGCCGGATGAAGTAGAAGCACTATTTAATAAAAATACTAATGAAAAAAAATCAACTAGAAATAGCTTGTTTTAATTATGAATCGGCATTAATTGCTCAAGCAAATGGCGCGGACAGAATTGAGCTATGCGAAAATATGAAACTGGGAGGAACTACTCCAAACTCAATTTTGGTATTGAAAGTCCGTGAAAGTTTAAATATAAAAATGCATGTCATTATAAGACCTCGAGGAGGTGATTTTGTTTATTCTGATGAAGAACTTACAGAAATGAAACAAGACATTAAACAATTTAAAAAATTGGGGGTTGATGGTTTTGTTTTCGGAATCTTAAAAGAAAATGGAAAAGTAAATAAAAAGCAAAACAAAGAGTTGGTGCATTTAGCGCACCCTTTGTCTTGTACTTTCCACCGCGCTTTTGATGTTGTTAAAAATCCGGAGAAATCACTTGAAACTATTATAGATTGTGGTTTCAAAACGATTTTGACTTCTGGTCAAGGTGTAAATGTTGAAGAAGGAATTTTAGCTTTGGAAAGACTCCAGGAATTAGCTGGAGATCGCATTGAAATTATGCCAGGCGGCGGTTTGAGATCTTCAAATGTAAAATTGCTTCAAGAAAAATTAGACTTGACTTTTTATCATTCATCAGCTATAACAAACGATACAGAAATTGCAAATCCTGAAGAAATAAAAGAAATACGTAATTTTCTATAAGTTTTATAAATAAAAAAAGTCTGGAGTTGGCATCTCCAGACTTTTTTTCTACAAAAAATTATTCTAAAATTATTTAAAAAAATCTTGCAATAAGACGATTAGAACATTCCGCCTCCGTCTTTATTCGTATTATCATCTCTTTGTTTACGCTGTAAGTTTTTGATTTTTCCACCGCCAAAGTTATACGTTAAACCTACATAAACTGTTTGGCTTTCCCAAGTAAACTGACCTGCTTGAGGATAAGGATATTGTGTGTCAAAAGCATATTTCATAGTTTTGAAAACGTCATTAAAACGTACGCTGATGTTCATTTTATTGTCTAACAAAGTGTAGCGCGAACCAATATCCATTTTATACATTTCGTGACTATTGTTTTGAAGTCCATCAACTGCGCCTCTGTAAAATCCGAATAATAAGAAGCTTAAACGTTTGTTGGCTTTGAAGTTAGAGTTCATACGTCCGTTGAAAGCAGCGACAGTAATTTTTCTTTCAATAGGATTACTGCTATTATCAGCAGCATTATACTGAAAAACAATACCTTGCTGATTAATGCTTGAAAAATCAATAGATGGCTGAATATCCCACCATTTTGTAATTTTATAGTTAAATGAAGCTTCAAATCCGTAAGCAGTATTATGATCGTAGTTTGTAAAAGACATGATCTGTTTTTCTTTGCTTGGATCTGCTGGATCTGGGTATAGAATTCTGCTAATCTGGTCGTTAATACTTCTCACAAAAACACCAGCTGTAAAGCTTCCTTTTTCTAATGTTTTAGTATAATTCACTTCTACAGAATTGGTAAACTGCGGTCTTAATTCTGGATTTCCTAAAGATGTAACTAAAGGAGTTGCAAACTCACGAATAGGTTTTGTCTGCTCTAAACTCGGACGGTCGACACGACGGCTGTAGCTAAACTGTAAAGTGTTTTTCTCTGTTATGTTGTACGTTAAATAAGCTGATGGATACAAAGTGATATAATCGTCATCAAACATCGTTTGGCCATAATTTAAATTAGCTTGAACTTTATAGCTTTCAAAACGAGCTCCCACTTGGTAGCTTAGTTTTTTGAATTTCTGTCCAAATGTTACATAAGCAGAATAAATGTCAGTATCATACGTGTAATGTGAAGTTCTGTCTGCAACTGGAAGTAACGGGTTTCCTGTTGTGTAATCATTTCCGGTTCTTGTAATTCTAGCTTCAGCACCAGCTTCAAGAGTTGTTTTTTCGTTTAATGGATTAACATAATCAACATTTAATGTTGTTAGTTTTCGAGTGCCTTTCAAGAAATCATTATACAAAATATCAGAACTTGTGTTGTCTGTCTTTGTTGTTTCGGTATCAAAAGAAGCATGTTGAGATTCTTTATTATCACTATAATTTCCTTCAAAATCTAAAGTATGTCCTTCTTTTTTGAAAATGTGTTTGTAAGCCAAATTATAAGTTCCAACTTGATCTGGCCCCCAATATCTTGATTTCTGAAAGATATTTGAAATATCAGAATTAGTTACGTTATTATAATCGATATCTGTATCTACAAAACCTTTTCCGTTAGATTTATTCTGATTTGTGTAAATCGATAATGTATTGTGATCGTCGATTAAAAAATCCATTCCAATCTTATATAAATAAGAATCATTATCGTTCATTACATCAATTTTCTGAACAATATCTTGATCAAATCTTCTAATGAAACCGTCGTTATAATACGTTCCAAAGTTCTGTCCTACATTTCCAAAGAAATTTACTTTTCCAGTTTTATAATTTAAATCTAAAGACTGATTGTATTTTGCAGTTTCACCAAAAGTGATTCCGCCGCTGTAAGTTCCGTTAAAACCAGTGTTAGCGTTTTTATGCAAAATAATATTGATAATTCCAGACATTCCTTCTGGGTTATATTTTGCACTTGGATTTGTAATCAACTCAATTTTTTTGATAGAAGTTGACGGAATTTGTTTTAACAATTGTGCAGGATCAATGTTCGATGGACGTCCGTCAATTAATACACGAACATTATCATTCCCGCGAAGCGAAAGTTTTCCGTCCTGATCTACATTCACAGAAGGAATATTGTTCATAATATCCGATGCCGAAGCTCCAGCAGTTGTCAAGTCTTTACCAACCGTAACTACTTTTCTGTCAATTTTTTGTTCGATAGTAGAACGTTCAGCAATAATATTTACACCTTTTAATTGTGTAGCTTCTTCTTCTAAAGAAACATTAACAGTAGCAGACTTTTTGTTTTCGCTCAAAAGAACAGAACCAACATATTTTCTAAAACCAATATATTGAATTTCGATAGTATAACTTTTTAAAGCTATATTTTTAAATGAAAAATCTCCATTATCGTCTGTATTAACTCCAGAGACTACTTTTCCATTTTCTTTAAGAGAAACTGTTGCATAAGAAACAGGCATTCCGTTTGATTTCTCTGTAATTTTCCCAGATACATTTCCTGTATTCTGGGCTTGTGCTGTTGCGATTACCCCCAATAACGCAAACAGAAAGATTTTTAATTTCATGATTTTTACTGATTATTTTTGATTTGATTGATGATGATTGTGTTAGTTACTTATTTTTGTTTTTTCTTTTTTTTTTAACTCCAGAAATAAATTTGAAGTCTCTATTAAGACTCTTTTGTGTTTAATATGTTACAACAAATTGCAAAAAAATATTTCGAAATTTTTCACATCCCTTGTTTTGTAGGAGATTAAGCTTTTAGTTTTTTGATAATTTTAACAATTCAAAAAACTGCTTTTTTATTAAATTCTAATCCTTTTCCTGAATTTAATATGTTTTTGATTTTCTCTAATTGATGAATAAGCAGTATCTTTGCTCACTTTAAAATAAGTTTACATGTCATTACCACAAATTCTTACACCTTCTATACAAAAAGCAATACAAGCATTATTTGATGTTACTGTTGATAAAATCGAATTTCAAACTACCAGAAAAGAGTTTGAAGGAGATATTACAATGGTTATTTTTCCATTGTTGAAAGTAATTAAAAGTAATCCAGCTGAATTAGGAAACAAAATTGGAAATTATCTAGTTGAAAATGTTTCTGAAGTTGCTCGCTTTAATGTAGTTTCAGGCTTTTTGAATATTGTAATTTCAGATAGTTATTATGTAAATTTCTTTAACGGAATTAGAGATAACAAGAAATTTGGATATGTAACTCCAAACCCAGATGAAAAAGCGGTAATGGTAGAATATTCTTCTCCAAACACCAATAAACCTTTACACTTAGGTCACGTCCGTAACAATTTGTTAGGATATTCTGTTGCGGAAATTCTAAAAGCTTCAGGCAAAAAAGTATACAAAACTCAAATTATCAACGATCGTGGAATTCATATCTGTAAATCGATGTTGGCTTGGGAAAAATTTGGAAACGGAGAAACTCCAGAAACTTCTGGTTTAAAAGGAGATAAATTGGTTGGTAAATATTATGTGGAGTTTGATAAAGCTTACAAAAATGAAATCAACGCTTTAATCGAAACAGGTAAAACAGAAGAAGAAGCTAAAAAACAAGCGCCAATTATAATTGAAGCGCAAGACATGCTGAAGAAATGGGAAGCTGGTGATGAAAAAGTAATTGAGCTTTGGAAAAAAATGAACGAATGGGTTTATGAAGGTTTCGCAACCACTTACACAAATCTTGGTGTAAATTTTGATAAATATTACTACGAAAGCAACACCTATTTATTAGGAAAAGATGTTGTTCAAGTTGGATTAGATAAAGGTGTTTTCGAAAAAGATCCAGACGGTTCTGTTTGGATTGATTTGACTGATGAAGGTTTAGATCGTAAAATCGTTTTACGTTCTGATGGAACCGCAGTTTACATGACGCAAGATATTGGAACCGCAATTCAGCGTGTAAAAGATATGCCAGATGTTGGCGGAATGGTTTACACAGTTGGAAACGAGCAAGATTATCACTTCAAAGTATTATTCTTGATCTTAAAAAAATTAGGTTTTGATTGGGCTTCAAGCTTATATCATTTGTCATATGGGATGGTAGATTTGCCTTCTGGAAAAATGAAAAGCCGTGAAGGAACCGTTGTAGATGCAGATGATTTGATGCAAGATATGACAGATACAGCAAAGCAAATCTCAGAAGATTTAGGAAAGCTTGATTACTATTCTGATGAAGAAAAAGCAAAACTGTATAAAACAATTGGTCTTGGAGCTTTAAAATATTACATTTTAAAAGTAGATCCTAAAAAACGTATTTTGTTTAATCCAGCGGAATCTGTTGATTTTGCAGGAAATACAGGTCCGTTTATTCAATATACTTATGCCAGAATTCAATCGATAATCCGTAAAGCCGATTTTGATTTTGCGGCTGAGATTCAAATTGAAGAATTGCACGAAAAAGAAAAAGAATTGGTAAAACAAATCGAACTTTTTCCAGAAATAATTCAGAACGCGGCACAAAATCATAGCCCAGCTTTGATTGCCAATTATACTTACGATCTGGTAAAAGAATACAATTCATTCTATCAATCTGTTCATATTTTAGGAGAAGCCGATTTAACTAAAAAAATATTTAGAGTACAGCTTTCTCAAAAAGTAGCAGAGATAATAAAATCAGCATTCGAATTGTTAGGAATTGAAGTTCCTGAAAGAATGTAATTTTTTGTAAGAAATATTTTAAAAGCCAATAGTTCTACTATTGGCTTTTTTTATTGCTTTTTAGACCTATTGGGGAGTGTTTAAAATTATTTCTTAAATACTTTTACTTCTGAAAATATTTACAGATTTAATAAGCTGTTGATAGAAAATTCTTCCTTATATCAATTTTTTATTATTTTGAATTAGTAAGCTTTTAATAAAAAACATATGAGGTAAAAAACAAAACCGTCTATTGAGACGGTTTTTTTATTTGTAAGATAAAGGCTTCTTTTAATTGTGTTAAAAATAAATAAAATCTTGTTAAAAGTAATTTAATTTTCTAAGTTGCGCCCCTTAATTAAAAAAGCTATAAATGAAAAAGAAAATTAAAGGGTTTGTAATTCTTGCATTTTTGTTTACTGTTCAAATATTTTTTGCACAGGAAAAAACAATTTCAGGAATTGTGTCAGATACGAACGGGCCAATTCCGGGTGCGAATGTCGTGGTAAAAGGAACTAGTAATGGAGTGCAAACCGATTTTGATGGAAAATATAAGATTAAAGCAAAAACAGGAGATGTTTTGGTGTTTTCTTATGTAGGAATGAAAGATCAAGCCATTACAGTTGTGAATTCATCTGCGGTAAATGTTAAAATGCATGAAGCTGGCGAAGAATTGCAAGAAGTTGTAGTTGTTACGGCATTAGGAGTTAAGAAAAGTGCTCGTGCTATTGGATATGCTACCCAGGAAGTAAAAGCGGCCGATATTACAAGAGGAAATAATAATAGTCTTTCTGGCGCTTTGCAAGGTAAGTTGGCAGGAGTTCAAATCACGCCTTCAAGTGGTGCTCCAGGAGCTTCTTCTCAAATAGTAATTCGCGGTGCTCGATCTTTCACAGGAAATAATAGTCCTTTGTATGTTATTGATGGTATGCCTGTAGCATCACAACCAGACTTTAGCACTGGAAATGGAGTTACAGGATCTGATATTGCTAACAGAGCTGTAGATATTGATCCAAACGAAATTGAATCAATAAATGTTTTAAAGGGACAAGCAGCATCTGCATTATATGGTTTGAGAGCATCAAACGGAGTAATTGTGATTACTACAAAAAGCGGAAAGAATTCTGGTCAAAACGGCAAACCTATTATTACTTTTAATACTTCTACAAGTTTTGAAACAATTTCGAAGAAACCAAGTACACAAAATGAATATGCTCAAGGTTCAAATGGCGTATTTAATCCAAATGCTTCAACAAACTGGGGACCAAAAATTTCAGAATTGCCAAACGATCCCATTTATGGTGGAAATGTTGCCAATGCGCTTAATGGCGGGGTATTAAAACCAGGGAAATATTATGTGCCTCAAAGAGCAAAAGCTGGTTTAGATCCGTGGGTTAATCCTAGAGCTTATAATAATATTAATGATTTTTTTAATACGGGAATTACGATCAATAACTCGCTAAATATTTCTCAAGCGACAGAAAAAACTAACTATTCATTTGGTATAGGTACATCAAAACAAGATGGTATTATTCCTGAAACTGGTATGAGTAGATATACTGCAAAGGCTGTAGTAGATACAAAACTAAATAATGAATGGAAGACAGGTTTTTCTTTTAATTATATTCAAACCAAAATAAACAAAAGTACATCAGCAAATGACGGTGCTATAGTTGGTGTTTTTGCTGCTCCAAGAAGTTACGATTTAAAAGGAATTGGTTACGCTAACCCATCAAATCCGTACGATCAAATTTATTATAGACCAAGTGTTTTTAATAATCCTTACTGGGCTGCTAACAACAACGAATTTAGTGAAAAAACTAATCGTGCTTTTGGAAATACATATATTCAATATGCTCCAATTATAAGTTCAAATGGAAATCAAAAATTAACAGTTAAGTATCAGGTAGGTGTAGATTCATGGACTACCAATTACAGAAATATTTTTGAATTTGGAAATAAACTTGATTTATCAGGACAAAGTAGTAGTGCACATCTTTTTGGTACAACAAATGATGTAATTAACTCTTTATTTACTTTAAATTACAATTTAAATATAACAAAGGATCTTAACTTAAATGTTTTAGTTGGAAATGAATATAACCATCAAAATACTAAAGAATAT from Flavobacterium sp. YJ01 carries:
- the argS gene encoding arginine--tRNA ligase codes for the protein MSLPQILTPSIQKAIQALFDVTVDKIEFQTTRKEFEGDITMVIFPLLKVIKSNPAELGNKIGNYLVENVSEVARFNVVSGFLNIVISDSYYVNFFNGIRDNKKFGYVTPNPDEKAVMVEYSSPNTNKPLHLGHVRNNLLGYSVAEILKASGKKVYKTQIINDRGIHICKSMLAWEKFGNGETPETSGLKGDKLVGKYYVEFDKAYKNEINALIETGKTEEEAKKQAPIIIEAQDMLKKWEAGDEKVIELWKKMNEWVYEGFATTYTNLGVNFDKYYYESNTYLLGKDVVQVGLDKGVFEKDPDGSVWIDLTDEGLDRKIVLRSDGTAVYMTQDIGTAIQRVKDMPDVGGMVYTVGNEQDYHFKVLFLILKKLGFDWASSLYHLSYGMVDLPSGKMKSREGTVVDADDLMQDMTDTAKQISEDLGKLDYYSDEEKAKLYKTIGLGALKYYILKVDPKKRILFNPAESVDFAGNTGPFIQYTYARIQSIIRKADFDFAAEIQIEELHEKEKELVKQIELFPEIIQNAAQNHSPALIANYTYDLVKEYNSFYQSVHILGEADLTKKIFRVQLSQKVAEIIKSAFELLGIEVPERM
- a CDS encoding SusC/RagA family TonB-linked outer membrane protein, with product MKKKIKGFVILAFLFTVQIFFAQEKTISGIVSDTNGPIPGANVVVKGTSNGVQTDFDGKYKIKAKTGDVLVFSYVGMKDQAITVVNSSAVNVKMHEAGEELQEVVVVTALGVKKSARAIGYATQEVKAADITRGNNNSLSGALQGKLAGVQITPSSGAPGASSQIVIRGARSFTGNNSPLYVIDGMPVASQPDFSTGNGVTGSDIANRAVDIDPNEIESINVLKGQAASALYGLRASNGVIVITTKSGKNSGQNGKPIITFNTSTSFETISKKPSTQNEYAQGSNGVFNPNASTNWGPKISELPNDPIYGGNVANALNGGVLKPGKYYVPQRAKAGLDPWVNPRAYNNINDFFNTGITINNSLNISQATEKTNYSFGIGTSKQDGIIPETGMSRYTAKAVVDTKLNNEWKTGFSFNYIQTKINKSTSANDGAIVGVFAAPRSYDLKGIGYANPSNPYDQIYYRPSVFNNPYWAANNNEFSEKTNRAFGNTYIQYAPIISSNGNQKLTVKYQVGVDSWTTNYRNIFEFGNKLDLSGQSSSAHLFGTTNDVINSLFTLNYNLNITKDLNLNVLVGNEYNHQNTKEYDEIGTAFNFGGWPTIANARTITAEEYRRQIRTVGFFSNIELSFRNMLFLSGTIRKDIASNMPRGNRDFIYPSASLGFVVTELEGLKENSFLSYAKLRGSIAQVGQAGNYIGNYYTTPSYGGGFWSGQPIQYPLGGISSYIPNNVQYDPNLKPQNTKSYEIGVDLKFFNNRVGVDYTFSKQNSTDQIFSVPLAGSTGASSLVTNGGKMRNDVHELTLMLNPVRTKDFNWTLNANFSKIDSYVEALANGVDNIFLGGFVTPQLRASVGDRFPVIYGTGYARDAQNNIIVNAQGLPVADGELKVLGEVAPKFTLGGSTQFIYKRISVGAVVDWKNGGNIYSGSNNLMSYYGVDARTADRTSEFVFPGFKEDGTPNDIVRGGVSDPNAQQQLQAALNGIAESAVFDASFVKLREVTLGYQFPKLLNNSVDLRTSVFARNILLWSKMPNLDPEATQGNNNFSGGFEQWSMPQTKSIGFGMNFTF